The genomic window AATAGCTTGATGAAACCGCGGGTCCTTTTCGCCGTCGGCTGCGTTACGTCACCCCGGGCCTTGACCCGGGGTCTTCCTCGCGTGGTGCCCGCCACTGGGGGGCGACCGCAGGTCGCCCCTACAAGTCATCGCGCCTTGCCGGCGACAAAAATGCCCTCGCGGTTTCATCAAGCTATTTGTGACGCAGGACACTAGTGCGGCGTTTCCGAGACCAGCCGCAGCCCGACGATGCCGGCGATGATCAGCGCGATGCAAACCAGCCGCAGCACTTCCCTCGATTCCCCGAAAAGGACCATGCCCAGTATCACCGTACCCACGGCGCCGATGCCGGTCCAGACCGCGTACGCCGTGCCCACGGGTAGGGTCCTCACCGCCTGCGCCAGGAAATAGATGCTCACTCCCATGATCACGAGCGTCACCGCGCTCGGCCACAGGCGGGTGAACCCCGCCGTGTACTTGAGCCCGACGACCCAGGCCACTTCGAACACGCCGGCGATGCACAGGTAGGTCCAACCCATCATGCTACTCCAAGTCCCCGGACTCCTCCGTCATCCCGGGCAACGGGCCGTGTCGAAACTCCGCTCGGATACGAGACGGCAACCAACCCCCACACACAGTCATTCCCGTGGAACAGGCTGTGCCAACTCCTGAGGCAGAGCCCCCTCGAATCGTCATTCCCGCCACCCTCTCCGTCATTCCCGCGGAAGCGGGAATCCAGGCGGGGTGGTGGGGCACTACAGCAGCGTTTCCCCGCCTCGCCACCCCTGGATTCCCGCTTCCGCGGGAATGACGGAGAGGGTGACGGGAATGACGGAGAGGGTGGCGGGAATGACGGAGAGGGTGGCGGGAATGACGAATCGGGGGTTTGCGCCAGTTCTTGTCCGGGCGACGTTTTGACACAGCCTGGGAAGCAAATTTCCGGGCGGGGTGAGGCGGGGAATGCGCCGGTTTCGCCCCTCCCCACCCGTGGATTCCCGCCTTCGCGGGAATAACAAATCGTGCCATTGCCCCGCTTCCGTTGATGGCCGATAATCTCGCGGTCATGTCCCGTCCAGGCTCCCATTCCGAGCACTGCCGCGCGTGCAAGGCCCGGCTGCACGAGTTCCTCACCGCGCTCTACCCGGAGGCGTGCCACCGCGACCAAGCTTTTCCATGGCCCAGCAGGCCCGAGGCGTACCACGGCACCCGGATCGGCGGGGTGTTGCAGCGGGTCTTCGGGGCGCTGCGCGACCACCGGGGTTACGGGGATTTCATACGAACGGCGCGGATGCCGCCATGCGACTACCATATGGACAATATAGCAAGCCCCGGATTCATTCTGGAATTCGACGAGCGCCAGCACTTCACCCGGCCCCGCGCCATCGCTTTGAGCCTCTATCCGGAAGACCTGCGCATGGGCTTCGCCGTCGGCGAGTGGCTTCGTCTGTGTGCGCTGCTGGACGCGCGCGACGCGGAGCCGCCGGACCGGGACGAACGCCGGGCGTGGTACGACACGCTACGGGATCTGCTGCCCGTGGTCCACGGACTCCGTCCCACCGTGCGCCTCTACGAGGGGGCGCTGCGCTGGTGCGAGTTGCGGCCGGACGCGCCCGCCGACGTGGCGCGATTCAAGTCTTTTCTCCAAGGAGGCGCCATAGTATAGAGGGCGAAGGGTTGTCCCGCGGGACCGACGGGACCACTCCGGCAACAACGGAAGGAGCGAAAGCGTGGCGCGAGACAACGACGCCGACAGGCTCAAGGCGCGGGATCTCATCAGCGAGATCAAACGGGCCGGCATCCGCTTCATCGTGGCCCTGCCCGACCGCACCACCAGCGAGCACCTGCTGAAGACGATGATCAAGGATCCCGACTTCCAGGTGGTGCAGGTGTGCAAGGAAGACGAGGGCGTGTCCATCTGCAGCGGCCTCTACGCCGCCGGGCACCGCTCGCTGCTGCTGATGCAGTACACCGGTCTCCTGGATTCCATCAACGCGGTGCGCGGCGTGGCCGTGCAGGGGAAGAACCCGGTGTGCATGATGGTGGGGATGCTCCAGAAGGAGCCCGGCGTTCCCCCCAGGCAGTCCAAGCGCTACGGCCTGCGCATCGTCGAACCGA from Deltaproteobacteria bacterium includes these protein-coding regions:
- the sugE gene encoding quaternary ammonium compound efflux SMR transporter SugE, with amino-acid sequence MGWTYLCIAGVFEVAWVVGLKYTAGFTRLWPSAVTLVIMGVSIYFLAQAVRTLPVGTAYAVWTGIGAVGTVILGMVLFGESREVLRLVCIALIIAGIVGLRLVSETPH
- a CDS encoding decarboxylase, which produces MARDNDADRLKARDLISEIKRAGIRFIVALPDRTTSEHLLKTMIKDPDFQVVQVCKEDEGVSICSGLYAAGHRSLLLMQYTGLLDSINAVRGVAVQGKNPVCMMVGMLQKEPGVPPRQSKRYGLRIVEPILEAMEIEYHNIEAPGEADKVVPAVEAAYSEARPVAMLIGREPI